The following coding sequences are from one Carassius gibelio isolate Cgi1373 ecotype wild population from Czech Republic chromosome B7, carGib1.2-hapl.c, whole genome shotgun sequence window:
- the LOC127962272 gene encoding dr1-associated corepressor isoform X1 has product MPSKKKKYNARFPPARIKKIMQTDEEIGKVAAAVPVIISRALELFLESLLTKACHVTQSRNAKTMTTSHLKQCIELEQQFDFLKDLVAAVPDMQGEGEENHTEGEKIPRRGRKPGSSRKNGGTGAKGKDKKLSGTESEQEDDSEESETDGEEDEDTSQTSTNTQPAVFFHSAARGSPQASLMTSVPLPLQTQDEDEEDYDS; this is encoded by the exons ATGCCGAGCAAGAAGAAGAAATACAACGCCAGATTCCCTCCG GCCAGGATCAAGAAGATCATGCAGACGGATGAAGAAATCGGAAAAGTCGCCGCAGCAGTTCCTGTCATCATCT CTCGTGCTCTGGAGCTCTTCCTGGAGTCTCTGCTGACCAAAGCGTGTCACGTCACACAGTCACGCAACGCCAAGACCATGACCACCTCACACCT gaagcAGTGCATCGAGCTGGAGCAGCAGTTTGACTTCCTGAAGGATCTGGTGGCGGCGGTTCCTGACATGCAGGGCGAGGGAGAGGAGAACCACACGGAGGGAGAGAAGATCCCACGCAG aggTCGTAAGCCCGGCTCAAGTCGTAAGAACGGAGGCACTGGAGCCAAAGGCAAAGACAAGAAACTCTCAGGCACCGAATCCGAGCAAGAG GATGATTCAGAGGAGAGTGAGACGGACGGAGAGGAGGACGAGGACACGTCTCAAaccagcacaaacacacagccGGCAGTGTTCTTCCACAG CGCGGCGCGGGGGTCTCCGCAGGCGTCTCTGATGACTTCTGTCCCTCTCCCGCTCCAGACGCAGGACGAGGACGAGGAGGACTACGACTCCTAG
- the LOC127962272 gene encoding dr1-associated corepressor isoform X2: MTAQSLCLVLQARIKKIMQTDEEIGKVAAAVPVIISRALELFLESLLTKACHVTQSRNAKTMTTSHLKQCIELEQQFDFLKDLVAAVPDMQGEGEENHTEGEKIPRRGRKPGSSRKNGGTGAKGKDKKLSGTESEQEDDSEESETDGEEDEDTSQTSTNTQPAVFFHSAARGSPQASLMTSVPLPLQTQDEDEEDYDS; the protein is encoded by the exons ATGACTGCACAGTCTTTGTGTTTGGTTTTGCAGGCCAGGATCAAGAAGATCATGCAGACGGATGAAGAAATCGGAAAAGTCGCCGCAGCAGTTCCTGTCATCATCT CTCGTGCTCTGGAGCTCTTCCTGGAGTCTCTGCTGACCAAAGCGTGTCACGTCACACAGTCACGCAACGCCAAGACCATGACCACCTCACACCT gaagcAGTGCATCGAGCTGGAGCAGCAGTTTGACTTCCTGAAGGATCTGGTGGCGGCGGTTCCTGACATGCAGGGCGAGGGAGAGGAGAACCACACGGAGGGAGAGAAGATCCCACGCAG aggTCGTAAGCCCGGCTCAAGTCGTAAGAACGGAGGCACTGGAGCCAAAGGCAAAGACAAGAAACTCTCAGGCACCGAATCCGAGCAAGAG GATGATTCAGAGGAGAGTGAGACGGACGGAGAGGAGGACGAGGACACGTCTCAAaccagcacaaacacacagccGGCAGTGTTCTTCCACAG CGCGGCGCGGGGGTCTCCGCAGGCGTCTCTGATGACTTCTGTCCCTCTCCCGCTCCAGACGCAGGACGAGGACGAGGAGGACTACGACTCCTAG
- the LOC127962241 gene encoding transcription factor p65, which translates to MDGLFQQWGASLVSQGHPFVEIIEQPKARGMRFRYKCEGRSAGSIPGEKSNDTTKTHPAIKVHNYSGPLRVRISLVTKNQPYKPHPHELVGKDCKHGYYEADLQERRIHSFQNLGIQCVKKKDVGDAVSCRLQTQNNPFNIPEPKIWEEEYDLNAVRLCVQVSITLPSGELFPLEPVVSQPIYDNRAPNTAELKICRVNRNSGSCRGGDEIFLLCDKVQKEDIEVRFFQDSWESKGSFSQADVHRQVAIVFRTPPYRDPNLTEPVRVKMQLRRPSDREVSEAVDFQYLPADPDEHRLMEKRKRTEGMLQNLKLSSIITGSSVPADRRPFSTAKRTLGLSKPPAASGLSAAASAGVSVNSSFFSPAPGQLFTQSSLKPDPSSSGDSWKFLQSLTVDSQPAPAVFLNQSVPQDFPTVNLSDLQDFPLSSFVPAEPPSAPSTAPQDAFSDELTDFSSFSEVDFQALLGEARAVDDPPGGSGSTWMSIPPSIASLIHSEGLQENTPHTVLDDLEVLSSIDDDRFMSILSSSNQVGFLSGHPS; encoded by the exons ATGGACG GACTGTTTCAGCAGTGGGGAGCGTCCCTGGTGTCCCAAG gcCATCCGTTCGTGGAGATCATCGAGCAGCCGAAAGCACGAGGGATGCGTTTCCGTTATAAGTGTGAGGGTCGATCGGCCGGCAGCATCCCTGGAGAGAAGAGCAACGACACCACGAAAACACACCCCGCCATCAAG GTGCACAACTACAGCGGCCCGCTGAGAGTCAGGATCTCATTGGTCACCAAGAACCAGCCGTACAAGCCACACCCACACGAGCTGGTGGGCAAAGACTGCAAACACGGATACTATGAGGCGGACCTACAGGAGCGCCGgatacacag TTTCCAGAATCTGGGGATTCAGTGTGTGAAGAAGAAGGATGTGGGAGACGCAGTTTCCTGTCGCCTGCAGACACAGAACAACCCCTTTAATA ttcctGAGCCCAAGATCTGGGAGGAGGAGTACGATCTGAACGCGGTGCGACTGTGTGTCCAGGTGTCCATCACGCTGCCCAGTGGAGAGCTGTTTCCTCTGGAGCCCGTCGTCTCTCAGCCCATCTACGACAACC gcGCTCCCAACACGGCCGAGCTCAAGATCTGTCGGGTCAACAGGAACTCTGGCAGCTGCCGAGGAGGAGACGAGATCTTCCTGCTGTGTGATAAAGTGCAGAAGG AGGACATCGAGGTGCGGTTCTTCCAGGACTCGTGGGAGAGCAAGGGCTCGTTCTCTCAGGCTGATGTTCACCGGCAGGTGGCTATCGTCTTCCGCACGCCTCCGTACCGTGACCCGAACCTGACGGAGCCGGTGCGTGTGAAGATGCAGCTGCGCAGACCGTCTGACCGAGAGGTCAGCGAGGCCGTGGACTTCCAGTACCTGCCGGCCGACCCCG atgAGCACAGACTGATGGAGAAGCGCAAGAGAACCGAAGGGATGCTGCAGAACCTCAAACTGAGCAGCAtcatcacag gatCCTCTGTGCCCGCAGACAGACGGCCGTTCAGTACAGCGAAGCGAACACTAGGTCTCTCTAAACCCCCAGCAGCCAGCGGTCTCTCAGCAG cggCGTCTGCAGGTGTGTCGGTGAACTCCTCGTTCTTCTCTCCTGCTCCTGGTCAGCTGTTCACTCAGAGTTCACTCAAACCGGATCCGTCGAGCTCCGGTGACTCGTGGAAGTTCCTGCAGAGTCTGACGGTGGACTCCCAGCCTGCGCCTGCGGTGTTCCTGAACCAGAGCGTCCCGCAGGACTTCCCCACGGTCAACCTGTCTGACCTGCAGGACTTCCCCCTGAGCAGCTTCGTCCCGGCCGAGCCCCCGAGCGCCCCGAGCACCGCTCCCCAGGACGCCTTCAGCGACGAGCTAACAGACTTCTCCAGCTTCTCCGAGGTGGACTTCCAGGCGCTGCTGGGCGAGGCCAGGGCTGTGGACGACCCCCCGGGGGGCAGCGGCTCCACCTGGATGTCCATCCCTCCCAGCATCGCCAGCTTGATCCACAGCGAGGGCCTGCAGGAGAACACCCCCCACACAGTCCTGGACGACCTGGAGGTGCTCAGCTCCATCGACGACGACCGCTTCATGTCCATCCTGTCCAGCTCAAACCAGGTGGGCTTCCTGTCCGGACACCCCAGCTAG
- the si:cabz01076231.1 gene encoding calcium-binding protein 2, whose product MAQKADRTPSTDSQTAEGSAPKSALRKTASGDATKKKKCKKSNEDAMNKVYTNLLNSVFGQERELSQPELDELAEAFKEFDYDQDGYLNYKDLAECMRTMGYMPTEMELLEIIQQIKMRLGGLMDFDDFCELMGPRMMVETADMLGLKELKSSFCQFDADGDGKISLDEMKEALRTLLGEKLKKGELEEILKELDLNGDGTVDFDEFVMMLSVR is encoded by the exons ATGGCCCAGAAAGCAGACAGAACTCCATCTACAGACAG CCAAACAGCTGAAGGCTCCGCCCCCAAATCTGCTCTCCGCAAGACAGCGTCCGGCGACGCCACCAAGAAGAAGAAATGCAAGAAATCCAACGAGGATGCCATGAACAAGGTGTACACTAACCTGCTGAACAGCGTCTTCGGACAG GAGCGAGAGCTGTCTCAGCCAGAGCTAGACG AGCTGGCAGAGGCATTCAAGGAGTTTGATTACGATCAGGACGGCTATCTGAACTATAAGGATCTGGCCGAGTGCATGCGGACGATGGGCTACATGCCCACAGAGATGGAGCTGCTGGAGATCATCCAGCAGATCAAGATGAGGC TTGGAGGTCTGATGGATTTCGATGATTTCTGTGAGTTGATGGGCCCCAGGATGATGGTGGAGACGGCGGATATGCTGGGACTCAAAGAGCTCAAAAGCTCCTTCTGTCAG TTCGACGCTGACGGTGATGGGAAGATCTCTCTGGATGAGATGAAGGAGGCTCTGAGGACGCTGTTAGGAGAGAAACTCAAGAAAGGAGAGCTGGAGGAGATCCTGAAGGAGCTGGACCTGAACGGAGACGGAACCGTGGATTTCGACG AGTTTGTGATGATGCTGTCGGTGCGATAA
- the LOC127962261 gene encoding uncharacterized protein LOC127962261 isoform X2, which yields MAEGVRRRRKLKPVEEAIQFSLEQKDKNGLEGRFISHLKGRGVFSCTDFEKGDFLLEYRGDLISKEESRDDGSLGRLVNDDHINPNSRMKTIRVDGKPHLCLFATRSICPGEEITYDYGDSEWPWRCTTLSVVEPSTLEVNTLSQSEDTDVEKLKVVSDQSELDFSICAASEGLEKVTLKKDQLLLDDQDCVEKMSPVKEHVWNEEQSFCAPVEGVKEVCRHVVVTSAISSMDKCAECVGPVAALKWIGLRCKLCSSFWHKSCYLKLHEWDGRRSLCMRST from the exons ATGGCTGAAGGTGTGAGGCGAAGGAGAAAGCTGAAGCCCGTGGAGGAGGCCATACAGTTTTCACTTGAACAGAAAGACAAGAATGGACTCGAGGGCAGGTTCATCAGTCATCTTAAAG GGAGGGGTGTGTTCAGCTGTACTGACTTTGAGAAAGGAGATTTCCTGCTGGAATACAGAGGAGACCTCATCAGCAAAGAAGAAT CCCGAGATGACGGTTCTCTTGGGCGGCTTGTAAACGATGACCATATTAACCCAAACAGCAGGATGAAGACGATTCGTGTGGATGGAAAACCTCACTTATGTTTATTTGCCACAAGGAGCATCTGTCCTGGTGAAGAGATCACATATGATTATGGTGATTCTGAGTGGCCATGGAGATGCACG ACTCTTAGTGTGGTTGAACCGTCCACTCTTGAAGTCAACACACTGTCCCAGTCAGAAGACACAGACGTAGAGAAG CTGAAAGTTGTCAGTGATCAGTCAGAGTTGGACTTCAGTATCTGTGCAGCCTCTGAAGGACTGGAAAAG GTGACTCTGAAGAAGGACCAGTTACTATTGGATGATCAGGACTGTGTTGAGAAG atGTCACCTGTCAAAGAGCATGTGTGGAATGAGGAGCAGAGCTTTTGTGCCCCAGTTGAAGGAGTTAAGGAG gTCTGCAGACATGTTGTGGTCACTTCAGCAATATCAAGCATGGATAAATGTGCTGAATGTGTGGGACCTGTTGCAGCTCTCAAGTGGATTGGCCTGAGATGTAAAT TGTGCTCCAGTTTTTGGCATAAGTCCTGCTATCTGAAGCTCCATGAATGGGATGGAAGACGGTCATTGTGT
- the LOC127962261 gene encoding uncharacterized protein LOC127962261 isoform X1, translating to MAEGVRRRRKLKPVEEAIQFSLEQKDKNGLEGRFISHLKGRGVFSCTDFEKGDFLLEYRGDLISKEECERRQRIYHDALKVFMFEFRYNGKLLCVDAARDDGSLGRLVNDDHINPNSRMKTIRVDGKPHLCLFATRSICPGEEITYDYGDSEWPWRCTTLSVVEPSTLEVNTLSQSEDTDVEKLKVVSDQSELDFSICAASEGLEKVTLKKDQLLLDDQDCVEKMSPVKEHVWNEEQSFCAPVEGVKEVCRHVVVTSAISSMDKCAECVGPVAALKWIGLRCKLCSSFWHKSCYLKLHEWDGRRSLCMRST from the exons ATGGCTGAAGGTGTGAGGCGAAGGAGAAAGCTGAAGCCCGTGGAGGAGGCCATACAGTTTTCACTTGAACAGAAAGACAAGAATGGACTCGAGGGCAGGTTCATCAGTCATCTTAAAG GGAGGGGTGTGTTCAGCTGTACTGACTTTGAGAAAGGAGATTTCCTGCTGGAATACAGAGGAGACCTCATCAGCAAAGAAGAATGTGAGCGGAGGCAAAGAATATATCACGATGCACTTAAAGTTTTCATGTTTGAGTTTCGCTACAATGGAAAACTCCTCTG TGTCGATGCAGCCCGAGATGACGGTTCTCTTGGGCGGCTTGTAAACGATGACCATATTAACCCAAACAGCAGGATGAAGACGATTCGTGTGGATGGAAAACCTCACTTATGTTTATTTGCCACAAGGAGCATCTGTCCTGGTGAAGAGATCACATATGATTATGGTGATTCTGAGTGGCCATGGAGATGCACG ACTCTTAGTGTGGTTGAACCGTCCACTCTTGAAGTCAACACACTGTCCCAGTCAGAAGACACAGACGTAGAGAAG CTGAAAGTTGTCAGTGATCAGTCAGAGTTGGACTTCAGTATCTGTGCAGCCTCTGAAGGACTGGAAAAG GTGACTCTGAAGAAGGACCAGTTACTATTGGATGATCAGGACTGTGTTGAGAAG atGTCACCTGTCAAAGAGCATGTGTGGAATGAGGAGCAGAGCTTTTGTGCCCCAGTTGAAGGAGTTAAGGAG gTCTGCAGACATGTTGTGGTCACTTCAGCAATATCAAGCATGGATAAATGTGCTGAATGTGTGGGACCTGTTGCAGCTCTCAAGTGGATTGGCCTGAGATGTAAAT TGTGCTCCAGTTTTTGGCATAAGTCCTGCTATCTGAAGCTCCATGAATGGGATGGAAGACGGTCATTGTGT